Part of the Equus caballus isolate H_3958 breed thoroughbred chromosome 18, TB-T2T, whole genome shotgun sequence genome is shown below.
caaaggttaatgattgagcaaattataaaccagtttctgagttcTGAGTCTAGCCATTTGAGAACACTACTAGAtatcagagtcaaagcatcttttgcagtttgaaatatctctgatgatgtcattgagCATGCAGGCAAATTCTCTAAGTGGCTTTCATAGCATCAGGCACACAGATTGTTCAAATATGGATTATTGTGGTGACCTCTCCTAAGTCTATATCACGTCATTTACATTCAGCTTGCAGGACTTTAGGAGAAAGGGCAAGTTTGGTTCTCAAGGATTCCAAGTCAAACATgggagaaaattggaaacattagtGTGTAGAGTTGTagccaaatatttgagaaaactagaagaattcaggatccagccCAGCatacaagtgaaaaacaaaacctcaaaaggCAAATGAACAGCTCCAGAATCTAATATCCATAAGTGTATTATATTTTCTACTGAaactaatttttctctctaaaatcacccttaattttacaaaaaatagacaaatcaagACTAATTTGTTGCACAAATCAAGACTAATTtgttgcaaaataagtttagtttcagtAAACTTGGCcggattatttacataagtgcagcaagaatggcaattgatcatatagactcttttaaatctgctttgctggaacttttcataaggaatctccaGAGGgaactttttttcccccctaaagattggcgcctgggctaacaactgttgccaatctttggtttttgtttttttttctactttatctccccaaaccccccctgtacagagttgtatatcttagttgccggtccttctagttgtggtatgtgggacgccgcctcaacgtggcctgatgaatggtgccatgtccatgcccaggatccaaacactgGGCCGGCtcagtggagcgcacaaacttaaccacttggccacagagccggccccagatgGAACTTTTACTAGCCTCTTGAGGCTAAGAAGCCATGCCAAGGAGTTGCCATCAGACTCTGCCTACATATCTGTAGATTTGGGCAagttcctctcttcttgaggtcccccaaaatatccTGAGATTTCTACACCTGCTAGGAAGTGACCCTccttactcacctggtaaggctGTTGGAAACCCTGTAAGCAAACAGCCAGTTGTTTTTTCAAGGGGCTTTATTGGCTCCATAAAATCAATCTTAGTACCTGAAAGCTATtaggtcatatctgagtctatgcatGTCTCTCTCAAATATGATATTCCAGTCAAAACCTTGGTGACATAACCAGTTTCCAATTGTGTCCCGTTACAAGGAGAaaagattcttattgaacttatgtaaataattatattaCCATgcaaataagaatactcactcaCTAAGAGTTTGCAAATTCTGAAGGGATTATACAGGGAAAAAATTTTTCACCTTTGTTcacaaaagtatatattttaccaaattgcTCTCAGTCAAAGCAAAAATAGCTTAAGCAAAAAACgcttccttaaatctggaaaacaaagattaaagaaccactaacatttcaaataaaaactcataaaaattataaatcataatCAGTCATATAATCATGGTCCCATGTAATTAGCTCATATTGATCTTGATCTTTCATTAGTGGTTTTATGAAGCCAGTTTTTCCTTAGAGTTCTGTAAATTTTttcccagttcagttttatgatcttaactgatacatttctagaaatttagatatcctcctcttcctggtagaGCAAAGAAGACATCCttaaaaatggagatttcccttacaaatatGAATGTATTTTACAAAGCGTAACTTCTGTCTGGTTTTCAGAGCTCCTCtcatgtctgctgtttcttaaaaactaactggcctaaaataatccttatgccaaggAGACATATTctgggtagcaaattctgctcccctacattaccaatgaagaaactgaggtctaGATGTCACAGAGCTCAGACTAGATCCCTGACCTTTTGTCACTCCCCAGCCTTTCTAAGATCCTGTTCTGCCTTGGGGAGATAAGCTTCCTTAACTTCTATGGCAataaggcaatttttaaaaatagttattataaAGCAGAATATTCATGTAAAAAGCCTCAttgatttaatgaaaaatatcttttaatgcTACCCAGagtcaccaccatcaccactgctCATATTATTTTTGAGATCCCAGGTTGTTACTGTTTTCAAGACACCAGACATTTATTTGTTGtggaattaaaattaattagGGCCTCTCCATAGCTTTCCCTCTAGGTCATTCTGTAGAATCACTGATTCTGGCAGAGGTTGATTGCTTGTCCTTATAACAAGTTATAGTACATGGCAGAAATCTATGAAATGATAAATgacttgaaaagaaaacaacataaatatacCTGCCAAATCCTCAAATATTAGGATTAAGGTGCTAATTTAGGACCAGTAAAAGAgataaagaattattataaaCTATTCCTTTTAACTGGATTAGTGACTCTCAAAGTCCCTTGTGATCCCaaaattctataattattttccaaacaaaatataTTGGACTCATTGAGTTCCCAAAGACACAGTGTGACACCACAGGACAAAATCCATGCCATCTTGATTGGACTGTTGGTAATACAGTGTAGGGGAACAGAATTTGCCACTCTAAATTTTCTCTTTGGCTTGAGGATTAATTATTTGAGACTGATtgcttttaagaagaaaaatctcaggaagaaactttgaccttcccactaactgcctaaaggaatttaagatagaaagcctgttccaggaaggatcTATCACCAGAGATAACTATGGTacaatatgaactaggtgtgggaggcagggagaaatCTAGCAAGGCTTATTTGATCAAAGTCATCtccatctctcattgtctttgcaaggcatggcaaacatatGTTTACCAAGCATTAACTCTTTCATCTTCCTATAAATTGCCTCCTTTCCCTTTGAATGCCCAGACGTCTGTCCCCTTCTCCTTAGTCCAGAATGACATATATACTTCATTTTGCCTGTCTTTGGAATTCTTCACGCTTATGTGAATTCCCCATGTGCACGTATGAAATTTTGTTTGATCTTCTCCTGTTGACTTGCcctatgttattttaaatatttgaccaGACAGAAGAACCATATGGGAAAAGGGAGGAATTTTCCCCTCCTCTACAATGGGTATTTATATTGGTGAAACACACATAAGACTTGTGCATTCTatgcttaaaatataaaaagaagcaaaaaatgtaaacaagagcACAATCAATTTAATTAgtattttttcttgctattttactttttaaaaaattcaaaaatagtcTATGTTCATTTTAGAGAATTTAGCaactattaataaaaaaatttattccttAGCTACAAGTATACATGATATATTATAGATGCTGCATATGAAGCCATTTCTTTactatttcataaaaaataatgaacagaTGGACACTAAGACATGAATATCATTTTAAAGTAGGAATAATTTCTTTCTaatgcttccttctctttttttccttttagcaaagGAATGCGGTGGCATCTTTACAGAtacaaagagaatttttaaatctcCAGGCTTCCCAAATGAATATGATGATAACCAAGTCTGCTACTGGCACATCAGACTCAAGTATGGTCAGCGTATTCACCTGAGTTTTCTGGACTTTGATCTTGAAGACGATACAGGTTGCTTGGCTGACTATGTTGAAATATATGACAGTTATGATGATGTCCATGGCTTTGTGGGAAGGTATGTGTTGTTTCTCCACATAGGAAGTTAAATGAACATCCAATATTTTGTTTGATGTATCTTTCATTTTCCCCCAACTGTCCCTACAATATTGGTTTTCCAGTATTTCTACTCTCCAGCAACACTATATTCTTTCTTAAGAAAGATTTTTTCTTAGAATATTAAATCACAGTCAGCTGCTACATGTACGTATTTATTACTAAAATAGTGATAGCTGCCTTTTGATTATTAAGTTGTAACAATTAGTTAAATAGTCTATAAAGACCTCAAGATTTGACTAACATTATGAGGGAGAAGAGATATGTGAATAGGGAAATTGGTTGGAGTTTTTGAGTGTTCTAATTTCTGTCAACCccctaaaaataattataaattcaagggctggcccagtgccatagtgattaagtttgcatgctccacttcggtggcccggggttcacaggtctAGATCTGAGACACAGACCtccacattgcttatcaagccatgctgtggcagcatctcacatacaaaagaggacaattttcctcaagcaaaaagaggaagatcagcaatagatgttagctcagggccaatcttcctcaccaaaaaagtaaaaataaaaataataattattataaattcaGTAATTGTTGCCTCTCTTCTGCATATAAAGCATTGTGCTAGGCATTATGGATGTAAGGTAAATAAGCAAAGTATAACTCCTTCTCTCAGACAATTTAGCAAAACCTACAATGGATATCTTCTTAAAAATAGCTTTCTTTTCCATAAAAAACAAGTGCTCTTGTCCTCAACATTTCTCTCTTGGTTTTTCAACGTGCTTTGACACAATATTTTTGCGTTCCCACTCTAAATCTTGTccacacaaataatccataatcaatctgtaaatcaaaattggggtgagtttattatgagccaggtctgaggactatagctCAGGGCCTTCCTTCtgcaaggaagaaagggcaccaaagaagtagggtgtacaGCGTGgctatataccatcttggaacaaagagtatACATCACACAcaacaggaatatctcttttactactgttgTGAGATGTTTAACGGGCAGAGCAGGTTGGttgtcagcaggtcagtggtcacaaggggagcacagcaggtcagtaattaatacTTAGtgtccaggaagagatgcttatccttaaagaactGCTATTGTGgggggaagctacatccctacgtttaagggcatcattcttgtctttgggacattgtaaatgtttaaagcagatgtacaatgcatgctcaacaggccacgtcaggcccttctggaaaaacaaggtcaggccgaattagtttgaaaccaaatggcttcctcacatactccaaGATATactgttgcttttcatttatttatcaatcttTAATATAGTTTAAATTTTGAGAGCCTTATAAAATATCACAAATTAAAGAGTATATAATTAAGTGTTCTATGTATTCAGGTCCCCACCtaataatgtatattttagaTTATCCATTATCAATAGACTATTAGTTATCAATTCTCTATTATCCATGATAgtaatttaatgaaagaaaatggaagaggggGCAATTAAAAAGAACAGATTCAATAGCTTGTTGTGTTGACTTTGAAATGAGTAacttaaatacaaagaaaaacaaaggcatTTCTTGCACAAACAAACAATTTTTCGAGGacaagtattttttgttttgttttgttttgttttttggctgagACTACtgctatagaaaaaaatacaaatagttttcaaaaatagtttgaagaagacatgaagaagggttagagaaattaaaaacaaagccttttttgaaagaataaaccTCCTACCTTGGGAATTAAGATGACATTTTTATTCTAAACCATTTCAGAAATCAATTACAGCCCTAGATAAaacataaactattttttaaaaggttttcaaCATGCTAATTTGTGATTGAATGGATTTATATTTTGTGATTTACCTTTACAATAGACTTTCCCTCCTCTGgaataaattacatttttggaAACAGATAAACTCTTTCCTTTTATATAATGTGCCAGGGCATTCAAGTCATGATTCAGATAAAAATCAAATCCTCTTTTAAGGTCCAACATAATTTCTCCACTTTTAAATCAGTCCACTCtagaattcaaaatattaacaCCACCAACCATACACCCATTCTTCTTTACCTGTGAAGGAAATGTTATGAAATTAATcagattaatttttccaaatacatTCAAATTGTCTACTACACAGTTTCCCACATTTCTACAGAGTAGAGATGCCACATGTCCTTTCTTAAGAAACTCGTTAATACTGTGAGAAGGTTATTTCAAACAATGTTTTAACCCTTCTTTTCCCTTACAAattcaagtgaaaaaaatcatacaataaaacattgcaaaataataggaaaatgaGCCATTACTCAGGGGAAATAAAGCACTTTAATTATCAGTGAGAACAACTTGAAATAGCTGTATAATATTCATTCATGTGATCTCTCGTTTTAAAACTTCCCTTTCAGATACTGTGGAGATGAGCTTCCAGAAGACATCATTAGCACAGGTAATGGCTCTAAATTGAGGAAAACTATGATTTGTTTTCTTACAGTGTCACTGAAAGTGAAGGATCCAGGAGTtaccatttactttttaaatttgagaGAACTGAGGACTGATGTAGCTTGCTGGCTTGTGAAATGCCAAGAAGTGTTTATTTATACTTAAAGAACGACTTATGCCAACTCCTTGCGCTAAAAATGTGTAGACTCTGGTTGCTGGCAGAAAATCCAGTCTGAGATAGTCTTGAATTTGCAAACCCATGAATACTGCTGTAGCTTATGATTTCCATAAAATGTGGTAATGAAAGATGAAAGTTTTCGTTGATAAATGATTGAAGTAATttataaagttgttaaaaatacCTGCTGTCACTGGAAAAATTTTACATCACTTTTATCGAATTTTTACCTTAGTACCACATTCCCCAGAGGATGTTGTGAAGAACACAGTTCTGTGAGATGGTTTTAACAGGTGTTACATGAGAAAAGGGCTCTAGGTCAAGTAAATTTGGGAAACATTGGGTTAAATGATGTTAAACAGATTTCTTTACTGGAAGATGTCAGGGAGCTTTTAATATGCTAATTATGCATAGTAAATCTCAAAAGCCTAGCCATAATAGGCGATGTTTTCCAAATCGTCTTCCTCCCGCAAATTGTGTTACTTTGTTCCATGAAATAGTCCTCGAGAAATATCCTTGTAGTAGCCTAAATTTATCTGCATAAGCAATACCACTGCAATTGCCCCAAACTGCTATTTTCTGCTTAAGAACCTGTTCTTTCTTAgatgtcttcatttttctgtttcattcaccAGCACTAATAGTTGGCATTCTTACTTGCTCTGTTTTTTTGCGTCCATAAAATTATCACAATGCTTCTGCATCTAAAAACAACAAAGCTACACTGAGTTGCAATTTCTAAGTAGTCTTTAAACTCAGATCTGACTGGCTAAATTACTCCCACAGCCTAGCCTTGCAGCCCACATAATTCTCATTTATGCTCATTCTTACAAGAGGAACTTCCGGGTCAGTCCTTGCGTGATTAATGCTTAAAAGTTATTATTTCATTACTCTGTTACAATAACCCTAGGAAGGAGAATCCATTAAACCTTTTGTTTATCTCTTGTTCTTATCTTAAGAACATATTTTACGTTAGCAGAAAGTTTAAAAAAGGCATCTTGTGAGGTGTAAGAGGTAGCTGGGGTATGAGAATcctattaaaagaaagaaaaacagaacgaGAATCAAAAGGAAGCCTGAAACTtggacatttttcttgttttgtctgAAACAGACAAAACTTACTCCAGCGTAATCAAATCAGTGTTTTTCTTGCACAACTgcaagaaacttaaaaaaaaaaaatcccacacaaTTTAttatccaaagagaaaaaaattgacaaacagaaaagaacGTAATTAAATACAAAAGCCAAAGATTTAGCAAAACAACAGGACGAGGAAATTGGTACAAAGtaatagaaaaagaagatataaaatatatttaaagtacatgCCTATGAGTCAAGCATAatgctgttaacattttgatcTAGTTTTCTTCTGAAATATGTGCTTACTCACCCCAGAATAtttacattaagaaacaagaagagggccggccccgtggctcagcagttaagtgctcacgttcagCTTcggcggttcggatcccaggtgcggacatggcaccgcttggcaaatgccatgctgtgataggcgtcccacgtataacgtgcaggaagatgggcacagatgttagctcaggaccagtcttcctcagcaaaaagaggaggattgacagtagttagcacagggttaatcttcctcaaaaaaagtaagaaaaagaaaaagaaacaagaacagaaaaaaataataaactaaaaacTATAATTGCACCACTTTAGTAAAAGGTATACGACGTAAGATTGCCCACTTTCATCTCTTCCCACCCAAGAAAGGCTTTGGATAACTGAGTAGTGACCGTCCTTCTGGATGTTTTCCTGTATTCTACAAATGTTATATATGTGGAGACCATGGACATATTTCCAAATCAGAGCACAATATATAgatcattctaattctttttagTGGCTGCCTAATAGGTCACTGTGTGGATGTGCCATAATTTGTCATCTACCAATATTTAACATCCTAAAGATGGTTgcttctgattttgttttcttttgctattcACTGTTTCACAGGACATTTTTAAACCTCTACTGTGtagtgctatttttttttaaagtagattcctagaagtgaaattttgGAGCCACAAGTGATGTGCGTTTTTAAATGTTGATCGATGCAGTCAAGATAGCACTAGCCTTACAGTGCCAATTTGTGTTTTAACCAGCTGAATAATCtgcaaagaaaatttttttttttttttttttaatttaggcaACTCATCCAAGTCTGAGAAAAGTGTAGTGGATCAGAGAAAGAACTCTAGAGCCAGACTGCCCAGGCTCAAACCTGGTTCTGCCAAtttagctctgtggccttgggcaagctacttaggctctctgtgcctcaatttcatctataaaataaatattttaatagtatcCACCTCATAGTGTTGCTGAGGGGAATAAATGAGTTTGTAGATGAAACACACTTAAAGCTGTGCCTGATACACATTAGCATTCAATATATAAGGGGGTTTTTAGTAATTACTTGCGGATTTGTGATCTGGATTAAGAAGGCCTTTCtctcccaaagaagaaaaatattcctatattttattttatataataaggcttttcctttaaatttttaacatgtttTGGTCTTTAATGCAGGTAAAATGTAGTTAGGTACTCTGTATAAAGTAGGAATCTAACTTTGTGGCTTTGTTTCTTACAAACGTTAAAGCTTGCTGCCCCCGCCATCATTTAGTAAATAATCCATCCATACCTCACGGGTTGAACTGCCTGCCATTCTTCTGTAATTCCGTGGATGTCCCTTCTACAGTGAACACCTTTTAAAACAGAATAGACAAAATTTCCTACAGGATAGATTAGAGGGccagagggaaaaatgggaaagtcTCTCACCCTGCTCCACTTGGCAATGAATCTATAGACTCTAGCTGGATTCTGCTTGAGAGTCCTGCTCTGAACTCTGGGGATCTTACCCACAAGTTGTGATATTCTCCTCTGAGAAGGATGAGTCTTTGAATTGTCAGCCAAACTGAAGCAAAGTAACATTGTTCTTCCGCAATCTTCTCTTCCCCAGGAAATGTCATGACTTTGAAGTTTCTAAGCGATGCTTCGGTGACCGCAGGAGGTTTCCAAATCAAGTACGTGGCAGTGGATCCCCCATCCAAACCCAGTCAAGGAAAAAATACAAGCACTACTTCTACgggaaataaaagctttttaGCTGGAAGATTTAcccatttataaaacaaaaaaaggacattCAGTGTTTATGGTTGTCTCTTTTGGAACCCCTTTGATCTCagttttgtattattattaacatttatttattatttttgtaaatgtgaaAACCATACCtgataatttggggaaaattggaaaatacagtaaactttaaatgagaaaaataaaatctcttataATTCATCTGCATAAAAACAGCAAGTGTTTTTCTTTCGGTCATTTTTCGACTtgtagtatatgtatatatatatctatatgtatttgCATGTGAAATTTTGGAATCCTGCTTTATGTACAGttttatattttgggttttttaaccTTGAGCTTTACAGCTTAATTATTTTCCCATATCACTgagtactcttcaaaaatgtgaTCTTGAACACCTGTAAAATATTCCATGATATGATTGCTCTATACTTTATTTAAGCCTGTCTCTATTGTGGGAATTTTAAGCTGTTTTCATAACTATTGCTTAAATAAACATCCTTAAACATATGCATTTGTACAGCTCTCTAATTATTTGGGATAAGGTCCTAAAAGTAGAATTATTGAGAAGTATTGGATCAgagattatttaaaatagaatttctttcttcttcttcttcttcttcttttttgctgaagaagattcaccctgagctaaaatctatgccagttttcctctattttttttgtatgtgtgacactgccacagcatggctggtgagtggagtaggtccacacccaggatctgaacacatgaacctgggccgctgaagtgggccatgcagaactttaactactcggccacagtgCTGGGCCCCAGAATTCCCttttttaataagcaaaaaaGACATATCACTGTGGTTTGAATTTGCAGTGAGATCGATGGTTGGTTTACATATTTtttggacagttttatttcttttgtggattatttttataggtctttcacccattttttttACTTGTATAATCTTTTAGTGATTTGTAAGAAATTATTGTATATTAGGTATATAATTCCATGTCTTTCATATATGTTgcaatttaattttaagtttgaTGTTTGCCTTTTActtttatgatgtttttaatttACTAAAGGTTAAATTTTATTTGCTGTCATACTTAGTGATTTTGCTGAGGtcatttttcttgcctttatGTTTAGGATGAATATTCCCACTAAAAGATtagatttttattccttttattttacggctttgctttatttatttgtatattttttttgctgaggaagatctgtcctgagctaacatctgtgccaatcttcctctgtgttgtatgtgggttgccgccgcAGCACAGCTGgtgacaagtggtgtgggtctgtgcccgggaacagaacccaggtcgccaaagtggagcacaccaaacttaaccactaggccatggggctggacctggCTTTGCTTTTTTAGAGGGAAAAAGTCACAGTTGTTATTCTGTATATGTGAAGGGCAATAGTCACCATCCaattaaattcaacaaaaatttatgtgccaggcactgttctagacacttgGTAAACACCCAagaaccaaataaacaaaaatccttAGGCTTGGGAGCTTATGTTCTggttgagggagagagaaaataattaacataCATGATAAACTAGTGAACTACATCTTAGAAAGAGATTAGagagcatttctttttaaattactaatgGAACAAATATAGCTGGAAAAAAAATAGCTAAAGACTGACCCTGGAAGAGGAAGAGCAGCAGAGATGACTGAGAAGGAGCAAAGGGTGAATTAGAAGGAAAATCCTTTGGAGTCCTAGAAGCCAAATGGAAAATATATCACAGAGGAAAAGTGATCAACTGTGTTAAATGCTGCCAGTAGATCTACGAAGATGAGCACTGAGAGTGGTCACTGGGTTTAGTAACACAAAGATCATTGGTCACCTTGCGGAGCAGTTTCAGTGAT
Proteins encoded:
- the TNFAIP6 gene encoding tumor necrosis factor-inducible gene 6 protein isoform X1, whose amino-acid sequence is MSPLTPVQKLPSEESSLREQAAGVYHREARSGKYKLTYAEAKAVCEYEGGHLATYKQLEAARKIGFHVCAAGWMAKGRVGYPIVKPGPNCGFGKTGIIDYGIRLNRSERWDAYCYNPHAKECGGIFTDTKRIFKSPGFPNEYDDNQVCYWHIRLKYGQRIHLSFLDFDLEDDTGCLADYVEIYDSYDDVHGFVGRYCGDELPEDIISTGNVMTLKFLSDASVTAGGFQIKYVAVDPPSKPSQGKNTSTTSTGNKSFLAGRFTHL
- the TNFAIP6 gene encoding tumor necrosis factor-inducible gene 6 protein precursor, whose amino-acid sequence is MIILIYVLVLLWEEAHGWGFKNGIFHNSIWLEQAAGVYHREARSGKYKLTYAEAKAVCEYEGGHLATYKQLEAARKIGFHVCAAGWMAKGRVGYPIVKPGPNCGFGKTGIIDYGIRLNRSERWDAYCYNPHAKECGGIFTDTKRIFKSPGFPNEYDDNQVCYWHIRLKYGQRIHLSFLDFDLEDDTGCLADYVEIYDSYDDVHGFVGRYCGDELPEDIISTGNVMTLKFLSDASVTAGGFQIKYVAVDPPSKPSQGKNTSTTSTGNKSFLAGRFTHL